The genomic window TCAACGCTGACGGCTGCTTTATTGTGGGTGAGATGTGGGGCGATACCAGGAGCTGCAGGACCCTGGCAGCGCTTATCTCTGGCAGCTTCGCTGCATCGGTAACTGCCGTATCTGGCAGGATGAAAGCCACTCTCCGGTGACCCAACTCCTGAACCCCCGCCAGATTCAGTGGATTCAGAAACAGGCACGGGATAAGACCGTCATAACCGTTAACGGGCTGGCAGCCCTTAAGGAGCTGCAATGAACATAATGTCCAGACGCCTTATGGCAGCAGGCCTGACCGCAGGGCTACTGCTCAGCACCTTAACTGCGCATGCCGGTAAAAGCCCGGGTTCTGGCTCAAGGTCTTTCAGCTCGTCCTCAACCAAAGGCTCTGCTGTACGAAGTTCCCCGCGACCGTCGACGTCAGGACCGGTCACGTATAAAAGCGCTGTACCCGTGACGCCGGTCAACCGCTTCAACTCGCGGACACCTGAAAAAACCGGCAGCTACCGTTCTGTTTTGTCTCAATCGCAAACCCTTCCTTCAGAAAAGCTGCAGACAGTTATTCGGGAGAAAGAACGAAGCGGACCGGGCTGGATGGGAACCGCGGTGCTGGTCTGGTTATTGAGTCAGCACGACCTTTCCTCCTCTGATAAGGAGTGGGTAAATCAACAAATTGCGCAGGCGAAAAAAGAGAACCAGCAGATTCCGCCACCGCCTCCAGAACTGTCAGATGTGGCATTCAACTGGAGCTATCCATCTGCGTTTAAACCAGGGGAAAAAGCGCTGATCGCCGTTAGTGCAACACAGGGCATTGCCGGTAAATCAGTCCCTGTTACCTGTGTAATGAAAGGCTCTTACGGCGTTAAGGACGGTGAAATCACCCGGATGGAATGGACGCCCGATAAGGCCATGACAGCCGTGATGCGCTGTGAGGCCGGCGGGTTGAGTGACTTACGTATCTTTAGCGCAGGAGATATGAAATGACAGCGACTGCCAGAAAATTTTCACTGTGATTCAGAGCAACTGCAAATAATCGAAACTGAGTATTACCCCTCCCTTAATACCCCTTAAATTAAAACCGGAGTTACCCCATGAAAAATCTACTGGGTGCTGCACTGCTGTGCAGCGCACTGACCGGCTGCGCCGGTCTCAATTCTGATTTCGACTGCAACAAGACCGCGACCGACCAGTGCCTGACTACCGGTGAGGCCAACAAGCTGGCCGCTCAGGGTAAAAGTCTGGATGACCTGACGGCAGAGAAAACCGCAAAAAAGCCTGCGGGTGAAACCCTGCCGGCACTGCGCAATTCAGCACCGGTCGTGAATCCCTTCCGTCCTGTCTCCGCCGCAGCAACCGGAACCAGCGCCGCTAAGCCTGCTGCATCGCGCCCTCTGACCACTGCGCCGGCGAAATCGTCTGGCTCGCTGGTCATGCCGCTGGCCACATCCAGTCATGCGACCCCTGTGCCGGTTAACACTGCAGGCCGCGTTCCGGTTCAGCGTATTCCTGACGCCACGCAGCGCCTGTGGATTGCACCCTGGGTGGACACGGACGACAACTTTCATCAGCCGGCTGTGGTCGAGTTCGTGAAAAACAAATCCCACTGGGATGAGAGCTACCGCATCATCGGGGAGGGCGGGGAATGAGCAGCCACCACGTTTCCGGCAAGAACGGCGTCGATCATCTGGTGAAATCATTCATCCATACACGTAAAGGAACGGCGCAAATCACCGCCACACAGTCAATCGATACCGACGATGAAACGCTGGCCGTTCTGAGCGTGAGCTGTGACTGGCAGATTAAGACCGCCGGTGATACACCGCACACCGGCCAGATGAACGAAGAGAAGCTGCGTCGCCTGGAGTTGATCCGGGCCGCTGCGGAGGGCTGAAAATGAGTTTTGTCGACAGCCTGATGGATATGCTGAAAAACGGGAAAGAGGAAGACGGGGCAGCAATGGCCCGCAACAACCTTTCCCAGACCTGGGACTACCCGTCCCTGGTCGCTGCGCTGCCGTACCGGTATTACGACGACAAGAATGAAATTTTCGTCAACGCCGGCTCTGCGGGCTTCATTATGGAGGCCGCCCCGCTTCCTGGTGCGAACGAGCAGGTGATGGCCGCGCTCGATGACATGCTGCGTAAGAAGCTTCCCCGCCAGACCCCTGTGACCGTCATTATGCTGGCCAGCAAGTGTGTCGGGGAACGTATCGATCGCGGCGTGAGTAACGACATGTGGAAAGGGGGGATGTCCGGCTGGCCATCTCGCAGCTCAGCGACAGTAAAACGCGCTTCACCTTTGGCGAGCTGATGATGACCACCGCTGAGCTGAGTGAACGGCTGCCGGAGATTAAGGATATTCGTGTGGCCATCGATGCGGCGCTGAAGGACGGCATGATTGTGCCGCTGGACAGTGAGAAAGGGGTTTTCACCTCCCGTATTCACCTGCTGGATGAACTCTCGATCCAGGCGCTGAGTCAGGAGCATCTCAAATCCACAAAAGTCGTCAGTTTCACTCGCCCGGAGCAGTACGCGCCGGCGGCGCTTGAAGTTGTGGAGAAGGACGCCCTGGTTCTGATGAATGCCCCGTCAGGCGTGGCGGGCATCCGTGACCTGACCACGCAGCTGGCCGGTATTGCCGGCGCGAACGGTCGTGACGTGCAGGTGCTGGCCAGCTCTGCCGAGCGCGCCATTTCGCTGGCGAAATCCGACGATTTGCGGGAACGGATTATCAGCCGGCAGCATGTTCTGAGCGGTGATTTCCACCTGAAACCCCAGAGCACGCTGATTATCGAAGGGGCAGAGCGTCTGGGATTAAAGGAGACGCTGGTTCTGCTGGGCGAAGCGCGCGCGCAGGACGCACAGCTGGTCTTTCTCGACAGTGCCGGACGGCAGGCGAACGGTAACGCCATGTCCGTTCTGGAGTCCGCGGGGGTTGCTCGCACCCGCCGCACGGAGCCTGCGCCCGGGCTTGAGGCCGAAGTGGTCAGTATTCCGAACAAACGCGACCGTTACGAGGCGCTGGCCAACCGGTTTGCAGAGCTGAGCGGAGGAACTGATAACGTCACCGCCGTCGTGGTCGGCAAACGTGAACAGGCGCAGCTGACGGGCCTGGTACGTGAGGCGCTGCAGAACGCAGGGCAGCTGGGGCGTGACGGCGTGGAGATAGAGGCCCGGCAGCCGGTGTGGCTCGACAGCAAAACGCGCCGCATGCCAGGTTCGTACCGTCCCGGCATGGTGCTTGAAGATCGCACGGACGCAAAAGAGCGTAAGTCCTATGTAATTGACCGGGTGCATGAGGACACGCGAGTCCTCTCGCTCATCGACGGGGATGGCGTGCTGACCCGGATGAACATCGGTGATATCAGCGCTGACTGGCGTCTCTTCAGCCGTGAAACCCTCAGCGTGGCCACCGGCGAAAAACTGCTGTCCGTGGCGGGCGACCGCGAGCACAGCCTGAAGGCCAAAGATCGTCTTGAGGTGACCGGGATAAGTGAAAAGGGGATTGAGGTTAAACGGGGGGAAGACACACTGACGCTGCCAAAAGACCAGCCGCTCTATCTGTCACATGCTTACGTGACAGCGCCGGGCGGACGGGATAACGACGCCGGCGTGGTGCTGGCCGCGCTCAACAGCCGCGACATATCGACCCAGACCATGAACTCGCTGGCACAGAGTGGCCACCGGGCGGAAGTGTTCACCGCCGAAGTGCAGGACCGGGCTGAAGCCCGGCTGCAGCGCATGAAGACCAATGCCTCTCCCGTGCAGCTGGTCAGAAACCTGAGCGGTCACCAGGACGTCAGTCAGGCGGTTGATTCACTGCATCACAGCGTCCGGACGGATGCGGGTCTGGCCGTGTGGCGTGCCATTAACGACCAGCGCACCGTGGTGATCAGCGAGCTTAAGCTGGCGACGGAAGCGCAGAAATATCATCCCGACCTCGAAGCCATCGGGAATGAAATTGGCGCGATGATTAAAAATGGCGAGCTGTTGTCCGTATCCGCAGGGGGAGAGCCGGTACTGGTGTCCCGGTCCACCTGGGAGATGGAGAAAGCCATTCTGCGCGTGGTGGAGGAAGGGAAAGGTACGCAGCAGCCGTTGCTGGAACAGGTACCGGAGGCCGTGCTGAACGGACTCACCGATGGCCAGAAAAAGTCGACCACCCTGGTGCTGGGTACCACGGATCAGTTTATCGGGATTCAGGGCTATGCCGGCGTGGGGAAAACCACGCAGCTGAAGGCGGTGATATCTGCACTGGAGACCCTACCGGCGGACGTTCGTCCGGTGATGACGGGGCTTGCTCCTACGCACCAGGCGGTGAAAGAAATGAGCGACGTCGGTGTACGGGCGCAGACCATCAAATCCTTTGTCGTTGAGCATGACCAGGCGACGGCCGCAGGCGGGAAACCTGACTATAAAGGACAGGTGTTTCTTATCGATGAATCATCAATGGCAGGCAACCAGGATACGGCGGCATTGTTCCAGGCCATTGCCAGCGGCGGCGGACGTGCAGTCTCGATGGGGGATATCGACCAGTTTGAAGCGGTCGACGTGGGCGCGCCGTTTAAGCTGATGCAGGAGCGAAGCCCGATGGATGTGGCCATCATGAAGGAAATCGTCCGTCAGAAAGACATGCAGTTGCGCGGCGCCGTTCACGACATCATCGATAACCGGATCGATGCGGCCCTGCAGCGCATTGAAACCCAGCCGGCTGACCGTGTGGCGCGTAGCGCTTCAGCCGCGCTCCCGGAAAGTGCGATTCAGGAAACGGAGACGCCTGTTAACGACATCGTGGCGGACTGGAAGGACCGGACGCCGGAGGCGCGGTCCCGTACGCTCATCATTGCGCAGCTGAACGCCGACCGTAAAGCGATAAATGCCGGCATTCATGCCGCGCTTGCAGCGCGGGGAGAACTGGGGGAGAAGGCCATTAAGGTGCCTGTGCTCGATAAAATCACCCATACGCGCCATGAGTTCAACAAAACAGAGGCCTGGGAAGTAGGGATGGTGGTTAAACGCGGTGACCGCTACCAGGATGTGGTGGCTGTTGACCGTAACGGCAGAACGGTGACGGTACGTGATGAGGAAGGGAAGATTGCTCTGATTTCACCGAAGGAGCTGATCACCGGTGACGTGCAGCTGTTTCGCCGCAGCGAGATGGAAGTCCGTTCCGGCGATCTGCTTAAGTTCACGGCGACCGATCGCGAACAGGGGCAGATGGCCAACCAGCGCTATACGGTGGAGTCGGTCAGCGAGGAGGGGAATATCCGTCTGAAAGGGGAGAACGGTCGCGTCACCATCAATCCGGAGAAGGTCCGGGCGCAGCAGCATATCGACTACGGCTGGGCCGTCACCGGCTACGGCGCACAGGGGGCCAGCAGTGATTATGTCATTGCGCTTGCCGGAGCGTGAAGAACAGACCCTCACTCGAACCATTCAGAAAGAACGTTAATCCCCCTTTTAATCATGAGAATCAGGCTATGAAAGCAAACAAATTAGCAGCATTAATAGTTACAACATACATTGGCTTTATTTCAATGGCACACGCTTCGGCCCCTCAGCCCTTATTCAGCCCGGAGCAGGAGGCACGTATCGGCGAAATCGCTGCTGACTACCTGGTGTCGCACCCGGAGATACTGGTGACGGTCAGTCGTAAGCTGCAGGAACAGCAGGAGACACGTAAGCAGAAGATGTTTGCACTCAGCGTGATGGAGAATCAGGCGAACCTTCTGCATGATCCGGACACCCCGGCTTACGGGCCTGATAATGCAAAGGTCGCGGTGATTGAATTCTTTGATTACCAGTGCGTGTTCTGCAGCCGCTTCGCGCCGGAGCTGGAGAAGGTCATGAAAGCGCAGCCTGACGTCCGCTACCTCTTTAAGGAGTGGCCAATATTTGGTGGACGCTGGGAAGCTTCACTTCAGGCTGCGCAGCAGGGGCTGACGGTCTGGCAAAAGAAAGGGCCGCAGGCCTATGTCACCTATCACAATGCCATCTACGCCACCGGCCATAATGAAGGCAAACTGACGGCGGAGGATATTCACGGAGCAGCGTCAAAGGCGGGACTGACCACCCCAGCTCCTGGCGACCATACCGCATCCCTTGAGAAAAACAGTAACCTGGCTGAGGCGCTGGGACTCACCGGAACGCCGGGGATCATCGTCATGCCCGTTAGCGGAGCGACTCCTGACACCATCACGGTTTTCCCGGAAGCTGTAACCGCTGTAAGACTCCAGGCTGCAATCCAGAAAGCCACGGCCAGATAGAGGATTTCAATTTCCTGTTTGCTGTGCCAGCAACATATGCAACCAACTTTTTTTCGCATATAGTTAAGTTCAGTAGTAAAATGCAGCGCCTCGTCGAGAGATGATGATTATGGAGCCCGTCGTGAAATTTAAAATCCAGCACTTGCAGGCCGCAGTGGCACTGGTTCTTGCCAGTTTCCAGCCGCAACCCAAAGCGGTTGCGTGTCAGCCTACGATTGTTGAACGGGTTTACGAAATGGGCTCCAGAGTCAACAAAACCGATATCAGCGAGCTCACTGTTGCTCTCAATGACGTAGCTGAAGAATTACGCTCAAGTCGCATCGAGCTGGCCCGGTATGCAGACAGCGATTTCTCCGGCGCTATCAAAGTCGCCAGCGACATCAGAAATCATACTATCCATGTCGCAGGTATCGCAGAGTCCTTTGTTCTGATGCTGCCGGAAAAAAACATCGTTCAGTCGTATGACAGGAATTCTGTTGAGTTTGCATTCTTTAAGGCCATTAAAATGGTCAGTCTTGCGACCAAAAACTACCTTAGTCTGATTGATCAAATCACACGAACGACAGAAGTGCGTGACTCTGGAATCAACCTCTCGGCCATGAATCACCTGCTGGATTCAGGCAACAGAGCTGCGGCTAAATGGCGTTAACGGCTGAGTATAGTCATCTCACGTGGGATACTTTTTTCCAGCCCACGTTTGCCGTTTACCCTGAGCTGGAGAGCCAGTTACAAGCAGAGTTCATTACGTATAAATCAACTGGCGCACCATCAAATCTTCTTGGAAGGGACGCCCCTTTTGATTTCCCGCCATTCGCTGTCAATGCTAACGTCCTGCATATTCACGTTAATCTGCATTTCCAGCTCACTTGGAGTGCCAGACAAGAGAATTACAACCGTACCTCAGATCACTATCTCATTTACACAGAACACATGTGGGATAGCGGCCGCTTTCTGCTGATGGGGCTGATAACACCGGCTCATGAACGTATGCCGGCGAGAGATACCCGGTTACTCAGCTACTTTTCTGAAGTTGCAGAAGATTTTCACGCTTCATAACCTTCAAAATCACATATGGTACCCGGCGAAAGAACGAAAAGGACCGGCCATCCCGCATATCCAAACCACCCCGGTTCAGAAGGGGAAGCAGGATAGCCAGCAGACCTACTTTAACGGAAGTTCCACTGTGACACCATTTCAGAAAATTGCGCAGTATGCGAGCATCCACGCTAACTATCTTGTTAACTTGGTATCTTAATATGTTGTTAAGTTCATATCAGATCCAGACGGTCGCGCGCCGTACGCAGGCGCGCCTCTCCACGGCGATCGTACTGCTGGGTGGTGGTGACGCTGGCATGCCCCATCGCATCCTTAACCGTGATTAAATCCTCGCCGTTATCCAGCATGGCCGTAGCAAAGGTTCGACGCAGGTCGTGCGGCGCACATTTCCCTATCCCGGCCTGACGCTGGCGCACCTGCAGGACATGGTATACCGCCTGGTCGGTCAGTCGGTCGCTCGTCAGGGTGTCAAACCGGCGAATGCGGGTGAACAGCGGCCCGTCTTTTTCCCCCCGAACCTCATCGATCCACATTCTGAGCCGCTGCCAGGTGCCGGCCGGCATGTAGGCGAGGCGCTCCTTGTTGCCCTTGCCCAGTACCCGGAGTGCCCGCTCATCTGTGACAATGTCACTTAAATCAAGCCCTACGGCCTCCGAGCGTCGCAGGCCGCAGCCAAGAATAACACCCAGCATCGCAGCATCACGCACCCCGATGCTGGAGTCATCGGCCTCGCAGACACCGAACAGCGACAGGATCTCCTCCGGCGGTAGGGCCCGGCCGCGCGGGAGACGGCTGCCGCGCAGATTACGCACCGCCCGGATGTGCTGGAAGCTTTCGACGTCCATCAGCTTCAGCATCCAGGCTTCCTTCGCCACGCCCTTGAGCGCCGATAGGTAGGTGTTAACGGTGGCCGTGGCCCGGCCGGTGTCGCGCAGCAGCTCGGTCACGGCCATCACGTGATGGCGCCGCAGGCAGCCCCAGCTGCAAGCATCCATGGTGGCGGCGCCGAGCATGCCGGCGACAATCCTGAGGAAAGAGGCCATGGTCTGCCGGCTGCGGGGGGAGTTCAGGGAAAGCAGGTAGGCCCGGGCGGGACTGACCGGAGCATCACCGCCTGACAGCGCAGGCAGGAAATCCACATCTGAGGGAATAGCCACCGGCGACGGGATCAGCTCTGGTTCATCGTCAGGCATCAGTGTCATCAGGGCTCCGTCCAGGCCGGAAAGCCTCCGGCGCGCTGCGTGAAAAATCAGGGGAAATGATTCTGTAACAGCGTACCGCAGAGAGTCTACTTTTTCAAACGTACATTTTAATAAGTAAATAATCAGCAAAAGACAACGTACTTTTTACTCATCGAACCAACGAGAGGTAAAAGGTGTAACAACAAAGCGAACATTACAAAATAGCTATAAACGCGCCACGTGATGTGACTGTCCAGAGTAACTACATATCGATTGAGCAGTTTAGATTGAATCTAGCATCTTTATTCATAAAAAGAACACCCTTGTATAAACTTATGAAAAAACATCAACTCGATATGGGAAGTATTATAGACATAACTGTGAAAGCTGAACTACTATTATCAGTGATATAATATTTTTAACAATTATGAAAAGGTAAACAGCATGAAGATGATAGATAAAACAATAAGTCAGTTTATTGATTATTATAGCGCAATAAATATGCGCCCTCCTCATATACTCAATGAGATATATCACCCTGACGTAATTTTAACTGATCCTTTCGGGTGCTATTACGGTTTGAATAAATTAAAAAAAGCGTTGTCTCCGCTGGTGTTAAACATTAATGTACATTATCTGCTAACAGATGAACCACTGAAAAATGATCGTTCTTTCGCCATAACATGGACATTATACTGGTCACATCCAGTGTTAACGTTCAATGCAATTGAAGAACTAAATGGCTGCACATACGCATGCATATATAAAGGGAAAATAATCTCACAAGAAAATTATTATGACCTAGGTGAATTTCTTTATGAAAAAATACCAATTTTAAAGTGTGCTATCAAAAAAAATCAAGATAAATCATATGGATGAAGATCCTGATGCTGCGTCCAATAGCGATCATGGTTAGTTAAATGCTTTGGAGTCAGAGCGTATAAACAGTCATATATTTGAAACAATGTTAATTTTACTTCCTATAACTTCGAATAAGGAAATATTCCACATGAGAATTAATACGTCATTCATAGACAGAAGATCAATAAATTTCTCAGGGTAATAAGGAGATTTATTAAGGCTAAGATATGTGTAATCTCTGTTTAAGTAATAAACTGATCTACTTGGTTTTATGATCTATAAAAAATGCCCCGTACTTGATTATGATCATTAGCGTGGAACACAAGTGAATGCATATTTACATTATCATATAAAAGCACCTACATCGCAACTAAAGAAAAGGGGAAATTGTACGTTCTAAACCTATAGTTGATGAAAGATCGATATACAAGTGATCCAACTGCACAATCACATGAGCCACTATGGTTGAATTGGAAGCCTTAAACTATAGGGCAGGGTCGTCTACCAGGGGGGGGTGGGCAGTCCATAAATGATTCTGAGGCGCCTAACCTGTGGTGATTCATCAAACCTATAAACCCTCTGTGAGCACCAGTACTCAAGGGTCTTACGAATCAAATAACAACACTAAATAATAGTTTTAAGTTACAAAAAAACAATTGAAGTTTTTTTTAGTGATTTACACGGGTGGGAAATAGAATTATGATTTAGATATTGAATTGTTAATATAGTGAAGTTTAATTATTAAAAATTACAGAGATAATCATAAAGGATTTTATAACTTATGTGTATTCCTGCTTACGTAAAATAATTCTGTTTATCATAAAAATATTGGTGGCGCATTAATGGGTTAAACACATTTACGTGCCAACAAATAGGAAGAAATCAACCTAGTTACAACTTACATTTTAAGCTTATTTAGTTGGCAGTTTCAAATATGAATGAAGGTTTTAATTAAAACCGGGGAATTATTAAACACAAACCTATATGGTAATTTATTAATGATGAACAACAAATTATATAAATTATTTTTGATGCTTATATTTGCCATTAGTCAAGTTTTTTTCGTATCGGCTTTTGCTGAATCTGAAATTTACCCATCAAAAATGATAAGGTTGATAGTTCCTTTTCCTCCAGGTGGTGGTGCTGATATTTCTGGTCGTATAATGGCACAGCATTTATCTCGTGAGTTGAAGGTTAAAGTTATTGTTGAAAATAAACCTGGTGCAGGCGGGAATATAGGGGCGTTTTATGTATCAAAAGCTCGTTCAGATGGTTACACACTTTTGGTAAGCACATTAGGCCCCAGTGTTACTAACAAAATAATTTATCCAAAAGCAGGATTTGATCCTGAGCTCGACCTTATCCCTGTTGCTCTTTATTCCAGAACACCGATGGCTTTAGTTGTAAATAAGTCCTCTCCATTTAACAGTGTACAAGACTTAGTGAACACTTCCAAAAATAGTGATGCAGGACTTGTTTATGGTAGTGGAGGTCGGGGCTCTACTTCACATTTGGGTATTGAGTTGTTAAAAGAGATGACTGGTATGAAACTTACCCATATCCCGTATAAGGGAAGCGCACCCGCATTGATCGATCTCATAGGCGGTCGTTTAGATTTTACGCTAGATAGTCTTCCTTCTGTAACTCCACATATTCACTCAGGCAATATAAAAATTCTTGCAGTTGCCGAAAAATGGCGCCTCAAGGATCTACCAGATGTGCCAGTTCTTTCTGAGATTCCTGATTTATATAACTATGAAGCGTCAGGATGGGTTGGTTTATTTGCTCCAAAAAACACTCCCCCTGAAGTAATATCGGTTATCGCGCGTGCTTTGACTCAGCCAGTCGATAAGATATGGATCAAGGGTAGATTAGAAAATATAGGAGCTATTTATGTTGGTGCTGACACACAGGAATTTAAAGTTTTTTTAAATAATGAAGTTAAAAAGTGGACGCCGCTTGCTGAAAAAAACAGCTCAAAATAATTTCATGTAACTCGAATGGATGGTTTGTAATATGAGTTTAAAAGTGTGTTTACCCTGGAAAAAACCTGGAAAAATAGAAAAAATTACTCGGAATGCTAAAGAGACTGCACATCTTATCGGGCATTTAGCACTATTTAATTCGCTTGAAAAGGTTTGCCGTGAATATGGCGAAGGGAAAATATCTTGCCCTCCACGCACCTATATATCCTTGCCTGAACACGGACATCTTTTTTCGATGGTTGCTAGTGCCCATGATATAACTGTACACAAACTAATCCTCGTTAATCCCAACAACCGCAAGCGAGATTTACCGCTAGTACATAGTGAGGTAAGGGTTTACGATTCAAAAAGTGGCGAATCAATATTATTACTGGATGGGCCTACAGTAACAGAAAGGCGTACAGCGGTATTAAGTGCAGTTGGTATGCGGCATCTCTGTTCTGCTCCGCCTTCTGAGGGAATGTTAATCGGTACGGGAAAACTGGCAATAAGTCACTTACAGGCATTTAATATATTGTTTCCTAATATGAGTTTTTGGATTAAAGCAACAAGTGAGGCTAAAGCTAAAGAGTTTTGCCGTAAACATTCTTCGATTGGTGTGGAATTACGCCCATGCACTAGTAACGTTGTCCCTGAGTCTGTAGATGTAGTTATAACTATGACTAGCAGTACTAATCCTGTTTATTCTGAACCAGCAATCGCTGGACGATTGCTTATTGGTGTAGGAACATGTAATCCAAATGCTTCTGAGATTTTTGCTGATACAGTACGTTCCAGTCAGGTGGTTATAGATGAAAAAACAGGCGGCATAAATGAGGCGGGTGATTTGCTTCAAGCGAAAATTGATTGGTCGGAGGTTCATTCGCTTTCCGATATTTTGACATCTCAACCTGATTTTTCACGCCCCATTTTTTTTAAGACTGTCGGTTGTGCCGCCTGGGATTTAGCAGCAGCTAGAGTTGCTATTGATACAGCTAGATAATTTTTAGCCATAAAATTATGGATAACCCTGATGTATGTATTTTTAATTATTTATAGAATTCTATAAAAGGCGATTGCCAAACAGTCCCTTAACTAAATAAAAAAGAAGAGGACGCCAGAAATGACAAGTCAATAGTATAACACAAAATCTTAACCAATTCTTTTAGATATGTTTTGAAATATAACTTTAACAATAGAGATGGACAGAAAAATTGAAAAGTAAAAAAAGAGAGTGGGCTTCATCAGTGGTTATATTTTCAATCGCTATCATTACTCTGTATGGCGGACTTAGCTACCCGAGAGGAACATTAGAAAATATGGGGCCGGGTTTTTTTCCTTTAATTATAGGTGGGAGCATGGTTGTCATAAGTATAATCATGGTTGCAGTACCTATAAGTCAAGATAAGATCGAAAAAGTCTCCACGCAAGAATTACGAGCTTTCTTCTTCCTTGTTGGTGGTTTTTTAGCTTTCGTGATATTGGGCATTTATTGTGGTCTAGTACCTGCAACTTTCTCGATAGTGTTCATATCAGCACTAGGGGATAAAAATAATTCTCCGTTATCTGCGTTGATACTGTCCTTGGCAAGTGTTATTGCAATGTTACTCTTTGCATTTGCTCTTCAAATTCAGCTTCCATTTTTCCGCGAGATGTAAGTTTTTATGAATAATATTATTAGCCTTTTTGACGGCTTTCTTGTAGCATTAGAGCCAATTAATTTACTATACTCCTTTATAGGGGTTTTTCTTGGAAATGTCGTAGGGGTCTTGCCTGGGATTGGTCCGCTTGCTGCTATTTCTATTCTATTGCCGATTACTTATAATCTAGATCCTACTGCTGCTCTGATGATGTTAGCTGGTCTATATTATGGGGCTCAATATGGCGGGGCAATAACATCTATTTTATTGAATATTCCTGGTGTTACATCGCATGCAGTTACTTGTTTTGATGGATATCCTATGGCCAAAAAAGGTCTTGCTGCACAAGCATTGTTGATTTCAATGTTTGCATCTTTTATCGGCGCATCTGTAGGTATTATTCTCATAATATTATTCACTCCTTTTTTAACAGGTATTGCATTCAAATTTGGAGCGGTAGAATATACTTCTATTTTAATGCTTGGTCTCTTGCTGGCATCGACTGTTTCTGTGAGCTCGCCATTAAAAGGTATTGCGATGATGCTTTTAGGTTTGGTTGCTGGACTCATCGGTACAGATATTAATTCTGGAATTGTTAGGTTTTCGTTTGGGTTTGCAGAACTCAATGATGGGATTGCAGTTGTTGCGATCGCTATGGGACTTTTTGGAATTTCCGATGTCCTGCGTAATGCTAACCGCGATAATAATCGGGAAACCGTCGACTCCAATATATCTATAAAGTCAATGCGACTAAATCGAAATGGGAGAAAAAAGTCAATAATGCCGATTCTCAGAGGCTCAGTAATAGGTTCATTATTTGGTATATTGCCTGGAACGGGCTCAACTATAGCATCATTTATGTCCTATGCAATTGAAAAAAAAATATCATTATCGCCAAGGCGTTTTGGCCATGGAGCAATTGAAGGTGTTGCAGGTCCAGAAGCGGCGAACAGTGCTGCTGCACAAACTGCGTTTATTCCGACTATGAGTATCGGTGTTCC from Enterobacter sp. JBIWA008 includes these protein-coding regions:
- the traV gene encoding type IV conjugative transfer system lipoprotein TraV produces the protein MKNLLGAALLCSALTGCAGLNSDFDCNKTATDQCLTTGEANKLAAQGKSLDDLTAEKTAKKPAGETLPALRNSAPVVNPFRPVSAAATGTSAAKPAASRPLTTAPAKSSGSLVMPLATSSHATPVPVNTAGRVPVQRIPDATQRLWIAPWVDTDDNFHQPAVVEFVKNKSHWDESYRIIGEGGE
- a CDS encoding DsbA family protein codes for the protein MKANKLAALIVTTYIGFISMAHASAPQPLFSPEQEARIGEIAADYLVSHPEILVTVSRKLQEQQETRKQKMFALSVMENQANLLHDPDTPAYGPDNAKVAVIEFFDYQCVFCSRFAPELEKVMKAQPDVRYLFKEWPIFGGRWEASLQAAQQGLTVWQKKGPQAYVTYHNAIYATGHNEGKLTAEDIHGAASKAGLTTPAPGDHTASLEKNSNLAEALGLTGTPGIIVMPVSGATPDTITVFPEAVTAVRLQAAIQKATAR
- a CDS encoding type II toxin-antitoxin system YafO family toxin — translated: MALTAEYSHLTWDTFFQPTFAVYPELESQLQAEFITYKSTGAPSNLLGRDAPFDFPPFAVNANVLHIHVNLHFQLTWSARQENYNRTSDHYLIYTEHMWDSGRFLLMGLITPAHERMPARDTRLLSYFSEVAEDFHAS
- a CDS encoding tyrosine-type recombinase/integrase, whose amino-acid sequence is MTLMPDDEPELIPSPVAIPSDVDFLPALSGGDAPVSPARAYLLSLNSPRSRQTMASFLRIVAGMLGAATMDACSWGCLRRHHVMAVTELLRDTGRATATVNTYLSALKGVAKEAWMLKLMDVESFQHIRAVRNLRGSRLPRGRALPPEEILSLFGVCEADDSSIGVRDAAMLGVILGCGLRRSEAVGLDLSDIVTDERALRVLGKGNKERLAYMPAGTWQRLRMWIDEVRGEKDGPLFTRIRRFDTLTSDRLTDQAVYHVLQVRQRQAGIGKCAPHDLRRTFATAMLDNGEDLITVKDAMGHASVTTTQQYDRRGEARLRTARDRLDLI
- a CDS encoding nuclear transport factor 2 family protein, whose amino-acid sequence is MKMIDKTISQFIDYYSAINMRPPHILNEIYHPDVILTDPFGCYYGLNKLKKALSPLVLNINVHYLLTDEPLKNDRSFAITWTLYWSHPVLTFNAIEELNGCTYACIYKGKIISQENYYDLGEFLYEKIPILKCAIKKNQDKSYG
- a CDS encoding tripartite tricarboxylate transporter substrate binding protein is translated as MMNNKLYKLFLMLIFAISQVFFVSAFAESEIYPSKMIRLIVPFPPGGGADISGRIMAQHLSRELKVKVIVENKPGAGGNIGAFYVSKARSDGYTLLVSTLGPSVTNKIIYPKAGFDPELDLIPVALYSRTPMALVVNKSSPFNSVQDLVNTSKNSDAGLVYGSGGRGSTSHLGIELLKEMTGMKLTHIPYKGSAPALIDLIGGRLDFTLDSLPSVTPHIHSGNIKILAVAEKWRLKDLPDVPVLSEIPDLYNYEASGWVGLFAPKNTPPEVISVIARALTQPVDKIWIKGRLENIGAIYVGADTQEFKVFLNNEVKKWTPLAEKNSSK